The proteins below come from a single Oncorhynchus gorbuscha isolate QuinsamMale2020 ecotype Even-year linkage group LG12, OgorEven_v1.0, whole genome shotgun sequence genomic window:
- the tmem244 gene encoding transmembrane protein 244 yields the protein MLLDYCCRCCGYCGSTLKRYGPTSVKIKTNVSETWIVLQNLLMCIISFYAVYYIVVSLCIGILRVHEVDSLLAPFDYTTQPSWQSPKYLVTVISMELTYLLGGLIFAWIVEEWVWDYAITVTLIHIGLTVAVMSDFPSTEHYWIALGSGLVMMIFGGQLVAYKLFRNNFVYPDELQHF from the exons ATGTTGTTGGACTACTGTTGCAGGTGTTGTGGGTATTGTGGGTCTACTCTGAAGCGCTATGGCCCAACATCAGTCAAGATCAAGACCAACGTCAGTGAAACATGG ATTGTTCTCCAGAACTTGCTGATGTGCATAATATCCTTCTATGCTGTTTACTACATAGTGGTCAGTCTCTGCATTGGTATTCTCAG GGTACATGAGGTTGACAGCCTTTTAGCGCCCTTTGACTACACAACACAGCCATCATGGCAAAGTCCAAAATACCTAG TGACAGTGATCTCCATGGAGCTGACCTATCTTTTGGGAGGCCTGATATTTGCGTGGATTGTCGAGGAGTGGGTGTGGGACTACGCCATCACAGTCACACTAATCCACATCGGTCTGACGGTAGCAG TTATGTCTGATTTCCCGTCAACAGAACATTATTGGATTGCCCTTG GTTCTGGATTGGTGATGATGATTTTCGGAGGCCAACTTGTAGCATATAAACTCTTCAGGAATAATTTTGTGTATCCGGATGAGCTCCAACATTTCTAA